Genomic DNA from Magnolia sinica isolate HGM2019 chromosome 4, MsV1, whole genome shotgun sequence:
TTCCAAAACGGTCCATTCTGCTTCGATTCATCGAATGCACTCAAATCTTGTCTTCCGATCCTCAAAATATTGGTTTCTAAGCTTctttcatggttgaaatgaagaaagaagtggaaaaccaagagaaattttgaaaataaaaactaCAAAATGGGGCCTTTATGGATGGTATCGGCCGTAATGACCCTGTATCAGTGCCAATGCAGGGTGTGTTGGCACATATCGGTGATACAGACCGTTatggcctttttaaaaaaaaacagaccAGTTCACCTTGGATTGCATAATGGGGATGTCGATACGGTTACTATACAGTCATATCGTAACTGATATTTAAAGCCATGCATATGAGGTGTCATTGCAAGAGTTAGAATGGGTCAAGTTCCTACTAGCAATTGGCCTTCATCAGGAGATGCCATTAAGGCCATGCCTAGTTGTAATTTTTACAAAATGAATTAGCTGCTACTGCAAGAATGAGGTCTCTTAGGGCATGTTGATTACAAATGACATAGTGTTGGTTGACAACACTCAAAGGGGGCACATGCTAAATTGGAGGTAGGATTAGAATCAGTGCAACCATGACGAAGCATTTGGGATGCAATTTCAGTAGGAACCTCTATTGAAGCAAGGCTTTGGTTAAAAACAACGGTCAAGAGATTTTTTCATAACCTTGGCTCTATTATTCAAAAGGATGGGGAGGTCGAAGAAGGGCGCTTCCAATAGAATTAGAGAAGGGTGGATGAAGTGCAGATGTTCCTCTTGAGTGCAGTGTGATCGCCGCATGCCAATGAAATGTAAGGGAATTTTTGTAAGATAGTTGTCCAACACGTATGTTATATGGAGCAGTGTTGGGTAGTCAGAAGGCAGCATGAGTAGAGATTAAGTGTTGTAGAtataaggatgttgagatgggtGTGCGAAAATTCAAAAGAGAGATTTAAAAATGAGGTCATTAGAAGTAACAATGGATGAAGAGTAGTATAATAAGACTAGAAGAGATAAAATGATGGAAGGCAGATTAAGGTGGCTAGATTATGTACAACAAAGACCAAAGGTGGCTTTATGGAGGGACTAGGGTTTGAAGGTCAAAAAGGAGAATGAGATCAATACCTAAAATGATAGTGGATTGGGGTGGTGAGATGGGATGCGAAGGCTTGATCTTTTACCAAGTATAAGGCCTTAGATTGACAGGAAAAACATGATTAGTCAAGCCAATCCTAAATGGCAAGGACGGCTATGATGATGAAAATTGTCTTTGTCATAGCATAGTCCCAACCATTTGGGTTGGCCAATTTATTGAATTAAAATAATTGTTAAGTTGTTTATACTAGTGCCCATTTGCCTAGATTTATGTAGCGTGTTGTGCAGGAGACCTTAGAGCACTCTGACGCTTGGCACAAGGTCCGCATTTCTAGGTAACATTGGCATCACATTCTATTGATCTAACCTTGTAGAGAAACAAGTTCAATCATTTAACTgcaaaagataagaaatgagagCAAGGACGAAATTGGCCAACACTGTGAATACTCTTGAAGAAATGGTAAGGAGCCACCAAAACCGAAACAATGGAAAAATTATGGGAAGAGTTGGAGAATATGACAACTATTGATAAGGATATGATGTAGAGGGCTTACACATTCCTTACAGAATGGCCGCATTTAGCTAAGACATTCCTTAATAGAGTAAACCCTAGCGACAAACATACATGGTTGGAGAAGATTATTCCCAAATAATATCTAATTGATGTACTTTATTTGTTTGTATTGGATCATAGTCATTAAAGTTTATGTTTGGaatttgttgttgttattattattattgatttgTTTGTTGCTTATATTAAATAGCTGCTCTTTTGAATCTATGGGCCCCCTTTGTGGCACacctgatgattggtttagcctaagaatcagcTAAAAAAGTCATGTAAATGAGCTCAACCCAATAAGTATCTTATGCCAAGCTTTTTTTAtgatttgaatattttgaaaCGATTCCCTACTCTAAGCTCTCTTTGATATGAACACACAAGTACTTgcctataagtgacttacaggtacaGGTTACCCAAACACACAAAAAACTACTTACATTTGACTTACAGCTTACATCCAAACATACAAAAGTTAACTTTCAGGTGAAAGCCACAACTTAAAAACTTACAGGCAACCAAACGACCCCTTACTGAAAGTTATCCCATCCCAATAGCTTTTTTCAGTCGGGAATGTGTTGCGATAAATTCAGACAGCAATGTGATGCGTTAGAATGACGTTACGAGCCATTCCAGTTATCAAAACACCACTCGATCAAGACTAATTATGCGCTACTGCAAAATCAGAATGAGCTGATAACCATTTCCAGTACCAATAAAACCCGAACAAGAACGATTCATACACGAAAAATCAGTCACGTGAACGGATAATCttggatattttcttttcttttcttgactGAAATGAAACCGCGAAAAATTCAGATGAGCTTGAAAGGGAGGGGCCAAGGAGTGGACCTGGGGACCTCAACCTTGTCCTTTATCCTCTCGATCTTCTTCTCCCTCTTCGGCCTGGCATTCCCGTAGGAGCCCTTGAAATGCTTCCCCCTCTTCGTCTTCTTGTCGCCCCGCCCGCACAGCTCTGCGTGCGGCCGAGATGACGCCGCCGCTGCGCCTCCTTCTCGCCCCGCCAGCACCATCCGCCGCGCCATGCTGCTGCACAGCTGCCGCATCATCGTCgccatgcctctctctctctctcaccccaatATCAGCCTTCAGATGGGCAGGCTTTGAACAGGATCCAGGCGCGTACCATAGTTTAAAGGCTCGAAACTCAAGACTGCTCATATCCAGCCGGGTTGGGTGGGTTACAGATGGCCCCGTATTGGGATGTAGTCGTGACAGGAGCCTACACGGAGTAAACTTGAACAAACGTAAAGTTTTGTAGCCTGAaactacttttttattttttcttaggaCAGCATTCCTTGTCCAGTTATATTTAACCCACAGTTACCCACAATTACACTAACATTATGGATTAATGCATGGTTTTCATCCAGTGGACTCATCTATAATAAGTTTTGCCCTCAAACTTAAATGAATAATGTGAACTTAAAACACTTACATGTGAAAGGATTAAATTTGCTTCATAATAACCCAACGGATCTCACATAAGATGTAAATGTGTTCAAAATGTAAGACTCTTGCCGCACGAGGCCACTTGGCCATTTCCTTCTTCGTTGGTTTTTTTCACAGGAGGAGGGGAGGGTGTGAAAGGGAGGGTAGTgttttttattctcttcattcttccttcATTGGTTTTCTTTACAATTGtttaaaaaacatatatattgTGTATGAATTAAGATTTTGTGAAATGAGAGATGGTGTTAAAGAATATTGCATTGGATGAATTTTCATAATGTAAggatgttgtaatggatgaatttcgTAATGAGTGAAATTTATAATTGAATAATGTtataatgaatgaatgtgatgaatattggaatggatgaatgttgtaattgatgatttTTTGTAATAAAATAATTTTGAGATGGAAGTATGTTGTAATGGATAAATGTTGTATAGTGGATCATCGATATATACTGTGGATCGTACATGTTTATTGCGGATCGTCGATATTTTTATTGTGGATCACTGATATTTGTTGTATATCATTGATATTAACTGTGGATCATCGATATTCAGTGTGAATCACTGATATTTACTGTGGATCGCAGATATTCTCACTGTGGATCATAGATATTTACTATGGGGTACTAATCCTATGAATAATTGTCATAATTTTCTCGCTGCAAGTTTGATTTAGGTGATCTTAtactcattaaaaaaataatttgatgaactttcaaatgtcTTTGGAATCATCTCATATAGACACCATTTGATTGCCTAAAAGTGAGCCCAAAGTTCATAATTCGTTGTGGGTCACTGATCCGATGAAAACGGCCACAACTCCCTTGTTAAATATCTTATTTGAATGATCTTATGCTCAttagaaatataatttgataaaatttcaaatggatttaTAATTATCTCATTTAGACATCATTTGATTGCCTAAAAGTAGGCTAAAAGTTCATAATTTACTATAAATTGATGATATTCATTGTATaccattttttttggaaatcaaatggtgtccaaataatataattcaaaatccatttgaaagttcatcaaattatcttttcaacgaATATAATATCACCTAAATCGAACATATAATGAGAGAGCTACGACTGTTTTCGTCAGATCGGTAGCCCATAGTAAATGATGAAATCTGGGCTAACTTTTGGGCAGTCAAATGATGTCCAAGTGGGATAATTCTCAAGCTATTTAAAAGTTCAtctaattatctttccaatgagcacaaaatcaCCTAAATCAAAtatgtaacaagggagttatggcCATTTTTGTGGGGTTAATGCCCCATAGTGAATATCTGTGATCCACCTGGAATATTGGCGATATCGGCGATCCATAGTGAATATTAATGATATACATTGTATATTGACAATCCACAGTATAAATTTTGGCGATCTATGTGGAATATGGGCGAATCACAGTAAATATCAATTATCCACCATACAACATCCATCCATTACGATGTACTTCCATTACGATATATTTTCATTACgaaaattcatcaattacaacattcatcacattcattcatcaCAACATTCAATTacaaaattcatcaattacaacattctttcattataaaaattcatcattAAGCATTCTTTCACACCCtcctccctttcacaaatttCCACAATTCATACccaattaaaaaaatccaaaaaacaatTACAAAGGAAATCAAGAAAGGGAGAATGAAGAATGAAGAAGGAAAGGAACCAAAAAATACAATCGTCCCTTTTACACCCTCCTCTCCTCCCGTGAAAAAACCAATGAAGGAGGAAGGAAACAACCAAATGGCATCGTGCAAGAAGGGCCCCATGTTTTGAACCCATCCAcatcttatgtggggcccgcTAGCTTATCACACGTCATTGGTCCAAGTTTGAGAGCAAAACCCATCACAGATGGATCACACTGAAGGAAATAGTTTAAAATTAATACACAATATTGATGTAGTTGTGGGCCATAGACATCTTCAAACAAAAAACTGAAAAATTTCTTTTGTGGGTTCATGACCGTCTGATTgaaatgaacggattagatcgtCCAATGGGTAGGCTGAATTTCAGTTTTTGGTGGAGGCCACGTCCCTTTTTAAAGGGACATTTCTCTTTTTGAGACAAGAGCCCACCATGCAAGTGCTAATTGTAACAGAGGAACATTTTCAtcctttaaaaaatgaaaaaattgttTGGGCCACAAAACCTTAAGTTTAGATCATTTGAGCTCCTGCCATGACCACCAAGAACCCAAGTTGGGTTGATGGTAGATTGCCTATTGGCATTGAGTAGTGTGTAGCTATTGGAGGGTGCTTCGTGGtaaacaccatgatgtatgtgttttatccatgccgtccatgcatTTTCTAGTTCATTATAGGACTTGATGCCAAAAGTTAGgcggatcaaaatctcaggtggactacagcACAGTTAAGaacggtgattgaatgcctactgttgaaaacttcttagggcgggcccacaaaagttttgcatcaacatggtatttgtattttaccttcatctaggtctctcTAACCTAAATAAcaagttgggtggcaaataaacattacagcggccCTACAGAGCggtcgttcaatctccactattttcgtGTAccatggttcacctaagatttagatctatctcattttttagctcatgaatTTAGGagtattttttgaattaaaagaTGTGGGCAGTGTTCAATGTTGGGTTCAAACTATGCCTGCCAAAATTCCACTAAATAATTTCAATTTTAGTAGCAAGTGGAATTTGGCCAAATTTACCCTTGCAGTAGTAATGCATGGATAGGTAATCTTTGGCTTTTTACCATGGCATTTGCCATTTCAACTCCTTGGTGGTGCAAGTAACCGGCACTCACGTTGCATCCTCTCTACATGCAGCATGCATTTGGATGTAGCCCACTACTTTTTACTCCACCCTCCTTACATTCATTGCACCTGCACATCTTAGTTttaattaatttcatttttaacaCCATCAGTCCAAACAAGATCTAGTTTAAGTTGAAAAGATAAACATACTTCGAAAAACATTCACCAAACACGATTGTATGGTTATAGTCATCATTTTGGAGCACAATTACCGATGCTAGCTTTCTCAAATTGGTGCATGGGCATCATTTCGTAGCACGAAATGCATCTATTGTTTCACCCTCAGgcatttttcaaattaaaatttcaaGCACACTTTAAAATAGCATAATATAAACCTAGGATCTAAACTTATGATGAAATTAATTTGACCAAGATACCTGACTTTAAACATTTATGATAAGATTGTAGTTAAGTTAGTGTTTAGAGGCataaaattaattaatccatGAATTTGGAGATTAATTTTGTATCTTCATGAAATTAGAAGTTTGGTGAGTAGATTtgttgcttttaaaaaaaaataaaaataaaaataaaaatcaaattcataaaATTTTCACTTCTGTCCTTTGGTTATTTTGATCAAATTTATAAATTGAGAGCATTTTCTCTAAGTTACTAGAATCACTTAAGATTGGATGGTCCGAACCCTCCAACTAATGGCTCAATGAAATAACACAAAAAAGTCTGGTCATAGATTTGAGCCGTCTTTCATTCTTCCAACATTtgaatgcctctctctctctctctctctctctcaaagattACTATAATTGGATTATTTAACCATTGGATCAatggctaggaaaatggatggttcacatAAATTAAATATAAAGTTTAATTCGTTATGTATGAGCTAACTAGACATTTGTAGGAAGTTTTTTTTTCATCGTGAATGTTATTTAcggatgacatagttttgatccACAAAAAGAGAGAGCACATATACATAAAGTTAGATTTATAAAAAGATTGTTTAGAATCTAAAAGATAAAAAATTGATCAGACTAAAACAAAGTATGTGAAGTGTAATTTTAATAACAATAAGAGTGAATTTTAATAACAATAAGAGTGAGAagaaggaattagttaagattattGACTaagaagttttccaaaataaCCACTTTATGAAAATGGAAATTAGTCAAGAATGTTGGCTAAATAGTTTCCCAAAATAACTACTTCTGATATCTTAATAATTtgtgagagtggagagattgaaaatAATGTTGCCTATATAATTCACGTGGAGTGAACAAAATGAAGAATATAGTtgaaatgagggtgttgagatgtagataagaataaaataaaaaaatgaatgcatttgagtgAATTTAGGATTAACAGTGCAGCACAAATAGGACATAAGACTAGGGAATACATATTAAGGAATgtaggggctttgtggggccactgcGATTTATGCGTTTTATTCATGTCGttagttcattcatttttacagatcattttaggtgatgatcctaaaaaggaggcagattgaaggcttaagtggaccacgccaaaggaAGCAGTGATGAAATTGTTTGCCActggtgaaagcttcctaggacctagagtgatgtttatttgtcataagtcacatacatttgaatgaagtaaaatataaatatcagcttgatccaaaaattttgtggctttgaggagtttttaatggtaggtgttcgatCCTCACCGTTTCCACTGGTGTGGTTTACTCGAGCATTCGATCCccatcttttttgggctcatcaaCTAAAATCATAATtcgaaatagatggacagtgtagataaaatgcatacattacagtgggccctataaaactgtaacgccctgaaaattgggggttgagtaggtacccaactcccgagttccaacgcatcacttatgcaacatagataatgatgatttgatgttgtccatgttagtgcataaaacatgaatgagattaagctaaatcagcaaatcatactctagggacggttgaatttacgcaagcggaaggcTGTGATAAGTGTATAAAATGTATGAACCATTGTAGGTCCtcaaagtatgaacgcattgccagATCAAATAGTtataagtattgtttcaaaatacaaaatatcaaaaagtgatggtccactacaagtataagccctgaagcccccAATTAGAATGGTCTATacaaacccgcctgaatactgcatatatgagaatgcctcctcatcatcctcaaagtccggctccgcctcgcaggctgcgccatcatctgaaactacaacagggtctggttggtgtttaaaacaccgtcccataacgtgggagtgagtgatcaactcagtggaacaataaagcaaaggttaacatgttatcaattcagtcaagcagtaatgataacgcaatacaacaatcaggtcctaagtattattgttaatgcaagaatgatatgaaataatgacgCATGCTCtcacctgcgctccctcagcgacttcatctcacaatcgcggcatgaaacactttctcagtgcttgacctgctatgccaaaggcacacgtaatgcggtgcatgagcgtgctcaccaagttcttattagtccttttcatacagtaggattgggaaactaaggtacctcccttataacattttccaaacagtaatccattatagggtcgtcagtcctagtaaatctcatacgatattacggttttaggtcgctacaaagggctcgtcacctgatcagtgtaagcctagtttgtactctagttgctacggaaagactcgttgcctcgcagtctcagagtatgctcgaggtcactataaagggctcgtcacctgatcagtgtaggctgacagctcgaatacagtgtctcataccaccgtattcggctcacaaagTGGtgttgctcaatggtcactacggatgggctcgtcacctgatcagtgtaggccgacagctcgaccacggtgtcccataccaccatgcccgactcatgagtcttagcggatcgaggtaccaaggttaaaggggtttccactggtgagtttgctatcttagattcaagcagtagcgtctatatatggtgaacatacatcgggtcaatcgggttacttgaagagctcgactggtacgagcgcacgttgacttgatcgacatggagtgcgtaagcattccgcgtggcctaagcACTACCGTCAAacgacgtacgactcggattcgtcgaacgtatccaTCGTAGCTAAATCAATTTAGCCAcccatcgtaaaccattaccgattgcctggaccacatCGTAGCCCCACTCACATTCTAAACACTCGCACTCAtatataataatccaaaacagcatgtgacaaccaatgtaaatataaatcttacttaagCATTTAAATAACCACATCATACACATGTTATCACACATAAGCATTTATCtataatcacatagtagtaagataggcttCACACAGGAAACTGTAACTACGTATGAGGAGatcgaaaatcctatctcaacaccctcattagatacattacatcaagcattttctcattcaggcattttatcaaacacttagactacacatattacatacatgtaatatattagttataacacatattatagcaaatccttccatataggagttgccatacgtacaacaatcaagtatttccaatcagaaatcat
This window encodes:
- the LOC131243413 gene encoding small ribosomal subunit protein bTHXm gives rise to the protein MATMMRQLCSSMARRMVLAGREGGAAAASSRPHAELCGRGDKKTKRGKHFKGSYGNARPKREKKIERIKDKVEVPRSTPWPLPFKLI